Part of the Woronichinia naegeliana WA131 genome, GGCGATAGGCTTATGTTTTCTTACCTGTTGGTTAATCAGACATCAAACAAATTCACTCGAATCCAGTTCAAGCATCACAAAGCCTCCTTTCTTCATTACAGGATTGTGCATATCTGCCATGTTGTTCACTTGGCCAACAGCGATATTCTTAACTCCACTCATTGCTACAGAATTCGTTCATTTTTATTATCTAAGTCAAAAAAGCAAAAATCGAACTGCCTTTGAGATTTTTCCTCTCGATCCCAGCATCACTTTGCTATTGGCTGGCTTTACCCTGGGACTAGTCGCAATTTCATTACCCGTTTTATCAGAACTTGTCTCCGGCATTAAAACAATTTTAGCCTTTAGCAAATCAGATTCAATAGTTACTAACTTTGCAGACAAGGTTAAGTCTGCTCCTAGGCAGTTTCTAACCTCTCTTTCCCTTAGTCCTTTTCTCCTTTTGGGAGGAATCACTACTGCTTTAATTTTAACGTCCCGATACAAGCAAAAAAGCTTTGTGACCCTTCTCGTACTTGGATTGATTATCTTTTCCAGCCCTTACGGAAATCGTTTCGTCTATTTAATCCCATATTTAATTGTAGTAATTGCCTTATTGTTTGTTGAAGATTCTAGCGTACAACGAAGGATAATAATATATTGGCTCAAAAGACTATTTCTTGTAGCACTATTAATCTGGTCAATCACTATTTCCTTGGGTGTCAGAAATATAGTCGCACTCACCCAGGTTGAAGGAAGAAACCCTGAGCGTATTCTTGAGTTTGCCGAAGCCGTAATTGGCGAGGGAGACCACAAAGTCCTTATCCCTTACGAGCTATACTATGCTGGGCGAGACTTGGGATGGAAAGTTTATAATTTCTTTGGCTATATTCAGTCCCCTTCTGACAGTGATTATAAAAAATTCTTGTCACAAATGGATTACATAATAACTACGGACAGGTCGGACAATAATAATCACTTCAGAAATGAATTCACATTCAAAGGTGAACTCAACTCTCTCGTAGAAAATAAACAGAATAAGTTTTTCTTTGGTGGCCGCCCATTTCCAGTTTATTACGTTTATGAAAATTCTATGAAAAATAAAATTGATAGCAAGTCTCGATGAAATCTTACGTTTTCCATGTTTAATTTAGCGGGTCTATCGAAAAGAATGCCGAGCATCAGCCCGATTAGCCTAGCTAAACTAAAACCATGGCAAGCTTTCTCGCCCTTCTGCCCCGTTCCCTAACCACCTTCCTTTATGCCGTTGCGGCCCTCCTGAGATTTTATGGCAACCTCGACACCACCCCAATCCCCCGAATCCCCCTCACCATCATCCAATGAAGCTTCCTGGTGTTCTGTTTTGGGACAGAGGCTCTCCTGGTTAATCTCGGCCTTGAGTGGAACGCTGGAAATCGAAGCCGAAACCGAGAGATTGAAGCAAGAGAACGTGAGATTAAACGCGATGATTTTGCAAACGAGAAAAGAGAAAGGGCAGATCGAGAAAGAGAACGAGCGGCTCGCCGAGCTAGAATCCAAAATCGATTCACTGTTCTCCAAATACGGTATCACCTCGAACCTAGTGAACAAACCCAAGCAGCCTTAAAAGACTTTCTTGCTTTCCTCGAAGAGTATGTTAAGTAAGAACCAAAACTTTTGAATCTGTAGCTTTTTTGATTGATGATGAATTCCCTAAGCCTTGCCCCCCCACTACCCGTACTTGAAAGCTTAACATTGCCAGGTCAAGATCAACTCCCCTGTGATGATGGTGAACCAATGGAAACCCAACGCCACAAATTACAAATGGACTTATTGATTGAAGCCTTGGATTCCTGGTTAGAAGGTAGGGAAGACGGCTATGTGGGCGGTAATATGTTTATTTATTTCAGCCAGGCTCAAATTAAAAACCAAGACTTTAAGGGGCCAGATTTTTTTGCAGTGACAGGTGTTTCCAAAAAGGAACGAAAATCTTGGGTTGTCTGGGAAGAAGAAAAAGCACCGGATGTTATTATTGAACTTCTTTCAGAGAGTACCGCTAATCAGGATAAAACGGTTAAAAAGGAGATTTATCAAAATAAAATGCGGGTCAGTGAATATTTTTGGTATGACCCTTTTGATTCAGAGGATTTTGCTGGCTTTACCCTCAATAATGGGATTTACCAATCCCTCCCTTTTAATGAGCAAGGCTGGTTGGTGAGTCAATGTTTGGGATTAACTCTGGTTCGTTGGCCAGGAAAATATCGAGGGGTGGAAGCGATCTGGCTACGCTGGGCTACCTTGGATGGCGAGGTTCTATCCACAGGTCAAGAGTTAGCTCAAAAAGCTCAACAACAAGCAGCATTAGCCCAACAACAAGCAGCATTAGCTCAGGAACAAGTAACATTAGCTCAACAACGCTCTGACAAGTTAGCGACTAAGTTGAGAGAAATGGGCATTAATCCTGACGAAATTTAGTTTGAATGCGCTAATTCAAAGAGATAAAAGCGCGATCGCCCTTTAACCAAAATAATGCCCTACCCTACACCACTATTGGATAAAGCTATAGCGAATCGTCGTCAGCAGAACGAACAACAACGTTTAATCATGATTGAACAGGTTATTAGGTGGTTAGAATCTAAGGCTCAAAATTATGGCATTCCACAAGCCTATTTGTTTGGCTCTGTAGTTCGCCCCTATGGTTTTGGTCGTTACTCTGATATTGATCTTGCCGTAGAGATGATTGACCCCAACTATTTTTTTCAAGCCATGGCTAAATTGTCAGAGCGAGTTGGGCGGGATGTTGATCTCGTTGAACTTTCTAAATGCTCTTTCGGCGATCGCATCCGTCAACAGGGTCTGTTATGGAAACCCCAGGTTTAGCTTTATTAGCAGCAGATCTAGCCGCTCAACGAGTCACTATTGATCGTGTATTTGCCCTTCTTCTAGATCGTTCTCAAAATCTATCTCCTGATAATCCAGAAAAAGCTGAAAGTGTTGCCTATCAACTGCACAATTTCTATGGTGCCATTGAAGAGTTACTCAAGATTGTTGCCATCTATTTTGAAAACAATATCTCAGATTCATCTCAATGGCATAGTTTATTACCCAAGCGAATGATGCAACCTATTCAAGAAATTAGACCCGCCTTACTTTCTCTAGAAAGCCATGACAAATTAAATGAATTACGCGCTTTTCGACACTTTTTCCGTCATGCCTATGGTATAACTTTAGATTTTTATCAACTTCAGAGTAATGTCAATAGAGCTATTCAACTAAAGCCTCAGTTAGATCAGGATATTGAAAGTTTTTTACAAAAATTGTAATTAATAAAAATTCTAATCTTAGACAATTAAAATGAATCTCAATCAAATCACTCCCTTAATATTAACTTACAATGAAGCACCAAATATTCAACGAACATTAAAAAATTTGACGTGGGCAAAACAAATTGTTGTTATTGATAGTTTTAGTACTGACAAAACCATAGAAATCCTAAAAAACTTTAAGCAAGTTAGCATATTTCAAAGACAGTTTGACTCCCATGCTAGCCAGTGGAATTATGGATTAAATCAAATCAAGTCTGATTGGGTTCTTTCCCTTGATGCAGATTATGTAATAACAACTACTCTTATTAATGAGATTGAATCTCTAGCTCCAATAAATAATACGGATGGATATTTTATTCCTTTTAAATACTGTATTTTTGGCAAACCACTTCGAGCAACAATTCTCCCTCCTAGACTAGCTTTATTTAGACAAAAAAATGCCAAATATATTGATGATGGACATACCCAACTACTAAAAATTACGGGTTCCTCATCCAGTTTATCTTGTCACATTTATCATGACGATCGCAAACCATTAAGTCGCTGGCTTTGGGCCCAAGATCGTTACATGATCCTAGAGACCCAAAAGTTACTAAACACACCTAATTCAGAACTAAGTATTGGTGATAAAATTAGAAAATTCAAAATTCTCTCTCCTTTTGTTGTGTTTTTGTACTGCCTGCTTCTGAGAAAAGGTATTTTGGATGGATGGGAAGGCTGGTACTATGCGATGCAACGTATGTTAGCGGAAACTTTACTCGTTATTCATTTGATAGAAGCTGAAAAGCTTAGCGATAAACCTCAACCTTTGGAGTGATTTTTGTGGCTAATCTAAAACAAAGTCCTTATATTTTGGTAACTGGTGGAGCTGGTTATATTGGTTCCCATACTGTTTTAGCTCTGAAAGAAAAGGGTTATTCTGTCATTGTTTTAGATAATTTAATTTATGGACACCAAGACTTAGTAAATAATGTTCTGGCGGTTCCTTTCATACAAGGTGACATTAGCGATCGCGCTTTACTGGATAACCTTTTCGCTACCTATAACATTAATGCCGTTATCCATTTTGCAGCCTATGCCTATGTAGGTGAATCGGTTGAAGATCCTAGCAAATATTATAGAAATAATGTGGTGGGTACATTAACGCTCCTCGAAGCTATGTTAGCCGCAAATATCAAAAAATTTGTTTTCTCCTCTACCTGCGCTACCTATGGGGTTCCAACGGTTTTACCCATCCCGGAAACCCATGCTCAAAACCCCATTAATCCCTATGGGTCAAGTAAGTTAATGGTGGAGGGAATGCTTCAGGCTTTTGATAAAGCCTATGATTTAAAGTCAGTTATTTTTCGTTACTTTAATGCGGCTGGAGCCGATCCAAATGGTCGCTTAGGCGAAGATCATCAGCCCGAAACCCATTTAATTCCCCTCACTTTGCTCACTGCTTTAGGGCAACGCTCAACCATTAATATCTATGGAACCGATTATGCCACTCCTGATGGAACTTGCATTCGAGACTATATTCATGTTCATGATTTAGCGATCGCTCACATATTGGGATTAGAATATTTACTAAATAACGAAGAAAGTGAAATTTTTAATCTCGGTAATGGCAATGGTTTTTCTGTGAAGGAAGTGATTGAAACGGCTCGTCAAATTACTCAAAAACCGATTACAGCCATTGAATCACCTCGACGAGAAGGCGATCCCCCTGTTTTAGTAGGCAGTGGTGAAAAAGCCCGAAAATATTTGGGATGGCAACCGCAATATACTAGCCTAAGCGACATTATTTCCCCTGCTTGGCAATGGCACCAAATTCGGCACTCATTCTAATGGTATTAAAACTATAGTTTGTTTTAAATTTTTATTGTTTTACCCTATTTTTACAACGATTTCCTAACCCTCTAAAATGTACCTTGATAACTATAGGACAGATGACTATCATCCCGGTGCTTCTAATTTCAAACAAATACTTTGGTTTTTTATTGGCGATTTTTTAGTTCAAACGCCACTTATTCCTCTGGCCCGGTTTAAAGTTTTTATTCTGCGCTTATTTGGTGCACAAATCGGTCAAGGAGTAAATATTAAGCCCCAGGTCAAAATTAAATTTCCTTGGCGTTTAATCATCAAGGACTATGTTTGGTTAGGAGAAAAATGTTGGATTGATAACTTAGCTCCCGTCACCATTGAAAGTCATGTCTGTATTTCCCAGGCAGTCTATCTCTGTACTGGCAATCATGATTGGAGCGATCGCAATTTTAAATTAATAACCAAAGAAATTTATATAGAAGAAGGTAGCTGGATTGGAGCCTCTGCCATTATCGCTCCCGGAGTCAGAGTCGGCAAAGGAGCAGTTCTCACCTTGGGTTCGGTGGCTGTCAACACATTAACCCCGATGACAATTTATACTGGTAATCCTGCTCAACCAGTAAAAATACGCAAGCTCATCCAGTAGTGCGTTGCAACTACTTTGCGGAGATTCTGATGAAATCCCTATCATTTCCTTGATAATTCAGTATAATCACGGATGATGTTTACTAGCATGAGACCGTATTATGCTTTAATTAACGTTTATTAAAGTTTGGATCTTAAAAATCTTAATGGATAGCTGCTTTTAAGTATCCGTAAATTCTCTTTTACAAAAACATTAAGTAGCACCTCTAAAGTACCTAATTGACTAAATCAAGAAATATAGCCTTGATCTGATTTTAGTCCTATTTAAATAGAGACAAAGTAATGATACACAAAAAGTTCGCTGGGATGCCTCCTTACCTATCAAGTGATATTACCTGTTTTGGTGGTGGTGATTCAAGTGATAGTCGGATAAAAATCAATGAGGTGGAATGTTTGAGAAAAAATCTGTTTAATTTATCTATCATAACCGAGTTTTTCCCGCCTGACTATGCTGCAACTGGACAATTGATCGAGGAATTAGCAACACAATTAGAGCAGCAAAATATAAAAATAGAGGTTTTTACAGGTCAACCCAACTACGCTTTTTCAATCTCTCAGGCTGAAGCTTTAGAACAGCGTGGTAATATGCGGGTTCAGCGATCGCGCTCTACTCAAGTTTGGTCTAGACGAATTCGCGGTAAAACCTTGAATGGCGTTCTTTTTACCGTGCGAGCTTTTTTACACATCATTAAAAATATTCGTCGCCACGATTTGTTTCTCTTGACATCTGCTCCCCCCTTTCTTCAAATTGCGGGCTATCTTGCCAATCGACTTTGTTTTGGCAAAGTTTCCTATCTTTGCTTAATCTATGATCTCTATCCAGATATTGCCGTTAATTTAGGCGTAGTTGCTGAAGATCATTGGATCGTGAAGATTTGGCAATCTATCAATCGTCAAATTTGGAAGCAAGCCAAAGGAATCATTGTACTCAGTGCAGGGATGAAAGAACGAGTATCATCTCTCTGTCCAGAAGTTGCTGATAAGATCTCTGTCATTCATAGCTGGAGCGATCCTGAAGCAATTGTTCCTATGGAGAAAAAGGATAATTGGTTTGCCCAAAAGCATGATCTGGCCAGTAAATTTACGGTTCTCTATTCAGGAAATATGGGACGATGCCATGATCTAGGTACGATTATGGAGACTGCCAAACAACTACAATCTGAGCCTATCCAATTTGTTTTTATTGGTGGTGGACCCAAACTAGATAGTGTGGTGGAAACTGTTAACCAATGGCAACTTACCAATTGTCTTTTCTTGCCTTATCAAGATAAAGAAGTGTTGCCTTATTCTTTAACAGCCTGTGATCTCTCTTTAGTCAGTGTCGATGTCGGACTAGATAGTTTAGTTGCTCCGAGTAAACTTTATTCTGCATTGGCAGCAGGAAGACCTGTTGCTGTTATTTGTTCAGAACAATCCTATTTACGACAGTTAATTGCCAAGGGAAAATGTGGTATCAGCGTTAACAATGGAGATAGTCAAGGTCTGACAGACTTTATCCGTTGGCTTGCTCACAATCCAGAATCCGCAGCGGAAATGGAGCAAGCTTCCCGTCACTATTTGGAGTCCTGTTTTACGCCTAAAATTATTGCAGAAGAATATCTTCAGGTTCTGATAAAATCTCTCGACCGGGACAAGAACTAACTAGCCCAAGGTGGGTATCTAAAAATGATGACTCATCTTCTTTCTGGTTTAATTATGGTAATTCCTACCATTATGGAATTGACAATTAACTTTCTGGTCATCAGGTGACAGCCCTTAGAGGCAAGGGACTTTGGGACGAGCTAGAACAACTATAATTCGGTCTAAATCTAATTCGGATAAATGATCAATGGCCCAGTTAGCCTGTCGCTGCATAAAGTGATAAGGATAGGTATGGGCAACCCCAACAACCGACATTCCAGCTTGTTTGGCGACTTGAATACCCACGGGTGTATCCTCTATCGCTAAACATTGTGATGGTTCTAACTGTAATGTCGAGTCTGAGCGATTCAGTTGCTCAAGGGCGAATAGATAACCATCAGGTTGGGGTTTGCTGGTTGCGATATCATCTCCGGCAACGATGACAGAGAAATAGGTTTGCAGTTCTGCTTTTTCAAGAATATTGATGACCTCAGAACGAATCGCTCCGGTCACTAAACCGATCGCTAGACGATAAAGTTGAATCTGATCCAGAAGTTTCCTAATCCCTGGATAGAGAGGAAGGATATCTAATGTTTCGATTTTGGCTCGGTAGAGTTGTGCTTTTTTCTGAATTAAGCGGGTCAGATAGTCTTCGGTCATGGTTCGCCCCCGATAGCTTAACAATTCCCGCAAACAGACGCGATCGCTTTTTCCTAAGCAAAATTGGTAGTATTCTACGGTAGAAATGGGACGTAAATTTTCCCCAACAATGAGGTCGTTAGTAATCTCTCGATGAATCGATTCATCATTAATCACAACCCCGTTAAAGTCAAATAATATGGCCTTTAGCATCTTTTAACATAACGACAATTGCGATCGAGAATAGGTTTCTGGCAATAGATTGAGCAGATCGGTTGGCTCATTGTGAAATGTAACACTATCACCGTTGGGAATCAGGGTTTGTCGATAAAATTCTTGGGTCTGGTTCTCGGCATCAGCAACCATAACTTTCGCTTGATGTCCCTGAAGAAGCACTTCTCGGCGATCGCGGGCTTCATAGGCATAAATAATCAGCAAATCGCCAGGCTGACAAAGCAGTGCTGCGCCACCATTGGGGCAAATTTCTCGACTGCCTGAAGTCCCCGGAATAGCGTAGGTCGAAAAACGATGACCATTATTGAGATTAATAATATCGACTTCTTCTAGCGGTAAAATACCAACCATTTCCAATAATTCGGGATCGATAGAAATGCTACCGACATAATTAAGATTGGCTTCTGTGACTCGCACCCGATGGAGTTTAGCGTGCATTAGTCTAATTGTTCCCATTTAATTGTCCTGTTGACTAGCTGGGGGTAACTGAAGGATTGCAGTGATTGTACAAAGCTAATACTACTTTAGCATTTAAAAAAAAACTGTAAAATATTTTATCAAGTCGGCGCAAATTTCAGTGTTAAATTTCCCTAATGACTCAACACACCCCCTAATTTTTAAAATATCTATTTCGTTGATCAAAATGACAAAATACCTATTCAAACCGATAATCATCGTACAGATCGAAAAACATGGCGGAACTTAGAGCCTTCCTTGACTCCTTGATAGATGGTAGAACGTGAAACTTGACAATAAAATGCAGCCCTAATTCTCTGTGGGGGTAGAGGCCAGGCGACTACGGCGCACCCGTCGAACTGGCAAATTCGCAATGAGAGCCGTCATCCGTTGATCGCTTTCTAAAGATAATTCCATCTCCTCAGAATCAATTTCAACATAGCGACTAACTACTTCTAAAATATCTTGGCGCATCGCCTCTAACATCTCTGGACTGAGACCAGAACGATCATTGGCAATCACGAGTTTAAGCCGTCGCCTGGCCTGTTCTCCACTTTTATTTGTACTGCGCCCAAACAAACGTTCAAGCAAATCTAAAATCATTTTCAACTCCCATTGACTTTACAATTTAGTCGGATAAATTCTTGATAATTCTTTACTCTGTTGTAGTTGACCGTGCTTAGGGGCCGAATAGACGACGACGAATTCGCATCAAGAGATTATCATGGGCTGCCATAAAATCTAAGAAAGGAATATCTTGACCCTCCAAACGTCTGGCAATATTCTGAAACGCTAAACCAGGAACCGACAGTTTTTCTTCTAAAACTAAAGGCTCTCCTTTATTGGTAGAAATAATAATCTTTTGATCATCAGGGATAACGCCTAATAAGGGAATGGCTAGGAGTTCTAATATATCCTCAACACTAATCATTTGGTTAAGTTGAACCATTTCCGGTCGCAGACGATTAATAACCAGACTAATTCGTTCTATACTTTCGGCTTCTAGTAGACCAATGACGCGATCCGCATCCCGAACCGCAGACATTTCTGGGGTTGTGACAATAATCGCTTCCTTGGCGGGAGTAACGGCATTACGAAACCCCATCTCAATACCGGCCGGACAGTCAATAATAATGTAATCAAACTTTTTGGCTAATTGATCGACGAGTTGCTGCATTTGCTCTGGGCTGATAGCATCCTTGGAGCGATTTTGGGCAGCCGGTAATAAAACGAGGTTGGGTAGTCGTTTATCTTTAACTAAGGCTTTATCAATAGAACAGTCCCCAGAAAGGACATCGATCGCGGTATAGACAATCCGTTGTTCTAACCCTAGGAGTAAATCTAAGTTACGAAGACCGAAATCCGCATCTACTAAAGCGACTTTTTTCCCTAAACGGGCCAGCGCAGAGCCTAAATTAGCCGTAGTGGTGGTTTTACCCACACCGCCTTTGCCTGAAGTTACAACAATAATCCGATTCATAGCTGGGTCGTCTGTCTTGGGGTGATGGTTCGCAAAAGGTTAACAATAAAATTTAGAGGAGACTGGCTTTTGATTTTACTTGATCTTTTTGAATTTACGGGCAGAAGTTAGCCGAATGCCATCAGGAGTAATATAGGCCACTTCGGGTTCGTTTTGATCAGCCGCTTCGCTAGAAACCCTGGCAACTAAGTCAGCAATACGGATTTGGCTGGCTGCCAGCTTAAGAATCATGACGATCGCATTTTGATCGCCCTTAACGCCTGCATGGACAGTTCCGCGTAAGGTTCCCCAGATCAGGATGTCTCCCTCTGCAATAATCTCGCCGCCTGGATTGAGATCGCCCACCAATAACACATCTCCTGGATGCTCAATCACAACCCCAGAACGGATCGTATTTTTCAGGACTAGGGGTTTGGCCAAGGCACGAGGGTTGGGCTGAAGTAAAGTCGGCGATCGCGAAATTTGCTCAACAGAATAGCCAATACTGGCGGCCGCGACAGCAGTTTGACGACGGCTGGTTTTCACCCATTGCAATTCCAAGTTAATCTCTGTTAGTAGGGCGGCGATCGCCTGTAATTGCCGAACATCTAATAAACGATCCTGAACCGATAAATAAACTGAACTACCACTGGGCCAACGATCAGCCTGTAATTTTAGATAAACTTGAAGAGATTGTTCTAACTGAGTCCAATCACGACTCAGATCCGGTTGGTTGGAAAACGGCAGGGTTAGCCATAACTGATCACCTTCTGGTTGAAGTTGAATGGATAAACTAGATGGAAGAGGAAGATCGGCAGTCATCTAAATCACTCAGAAGTTCAGGAAATTTTAAAATTTTAGATTATTACATTATCACCCTTCTGTATTCTCCCCTCAGGTTTAGGTTTATGGCAGTCACCATAATGCTTCGGATGATACCAAGGGGTAATCCTCTTGGCTGAAGTTTTTCGATGTCATCAAGAATCTGTCTGTTGTTATAAATTTTTATTTCAAAATAAGATCTACTAATACTGATATAGTAATATGGCACTATTTTAGACAAATCTTTAGTACTAGTGAACTTATTAAGCACATGGATTTGATGAATATCCTGCACTGGATACTACTTGTAATGACTTCGGGCACCGCTTTGC contains:
- a CDS encoding aspartate 1-decarboxylase → MGTIRLMHAKLHRVRVTEANLNYVGSISIDPELLEMVGILPLEEVDIINLNNGHRFSTYAIPGTSGSREICPNGGAALLCQPGDLLIIYAYEARDRREVLLQGHQAKVMVADAENQTQEFYRQTLIPNGDSVTFHNEPTDLLNLLPETYSRSQLSLC
- a CDS encoding WcaF family extracellular polysaccharide biosynthesis acetyltransferase, which encodes MYLDNYRTDDYHPGASNFKQILWFFIGDFLVQTPLIPLARFKVFILRLFGAQIGQGVNIKPQVKIKFPWRLIIKDYVWLGEKCWIDNLAPVTIESHVCISQAVYLCTGNHDWSDRNFKLITKEIYIEEGSWIGASAIIAPGVRVGKGAVLTLGSVAVNTLTPMTIYTGNPAQPVKIRKLIQ
- a CDS encoding glycosyltransferase family 4 protein, with translation MPPYLSSDITCFGGGDSSDSRIKINEVECLRKNLFNLSIITEFFPPDYAATGQLIEELATQLEQQNIKIEVFTGQPNYAFSISQAEALEQRGNMRVQRSRSTQVWSRRIRGKTLNGVLFTVRAFLHIIKNIRRHDLFLLTSAPPFLQIAGYLANRLCFGKVSYLCLIYDLYPDIAVNLGVVAEDHWIVKIWQSINRQIWKQAKGIIVLSAGMKERVSSLCPEVADKISVIHSWSDPEAIVPMEKKDNWFAQKHDLASKFTVLYSGNMGRCHDLGTIMETAKQLQSEPIQFVFIGGGPKLDSVVETVNQWQLTNCLFLPYQDKEVLPYSLTACDLSLVSVDVGLDSLVAPSKLYSALAAGRPVAVICSEQSYLRQLIAKGKCGISVNNGDSQGLTDFIRWLAHNPESAAEMEQASRHYLESCFTPKIIAEEYLQVLIKSLDRDKN
- a CDS encoding septum site-determining protein MinC, whose product is MTADLPLPSSLSIQLQPEGDQLWLTLPFSNQPDLSRDWTQLEQSLQVYLKLQADRWPSGSSVYLSVQDRLLDVRQLQAIAALLTEINLELQWVKTSRRQTAVAAASIGYSVEQISRSPTLLQPNPRALAKPLVLKNTIRSGVVIEHPGDVLLVGDLNPGGEIIAEGDILIWGTLRGTVHAGVKGDQNAIVMILKLAASQIRIADLVARVSSEAADQNEPEVAYITPDGIRLTSARKFKKIK
- a CDS encoding HAD family phosphatase, whose protein sequence is MLKAILFDFNGVVINDESIHREITNDLIVGENLRPISTVEYYQFCLGKSDRVCLRELLSYRGRTMTEDYLTRLIQKKAQLYRAKIETLDILPLYPGIRKLLDQIQLYRLAIGLVTGAIRSEVINILEKAELQTYFSVIVAGDDIATSKPQPDGYLFALEQLNRSDSTLQLEPSQCLAIEDTPVGIQVAKQAGMSVVGVAHTYPYHFMQRQANWAIDHLSELDLDRIIVVLARPKVPCL
- the minE gene encoding cell division topological specificity factor MinE, producing MILDLLERLFGRSTNKSGEQARRRLKLVIANDRSGLSPEMLEAMRQDILEVVSRYVEIDSEEMELSLESDQRMTALIANLPVRRVRRSRLASTPTEN
- a CDS encoding Uma2 family endonuclease; this translates as MMNSLSLAPPLPVLESLTLPGQDQLPCDDGEPMETQRHKLQMDLLIEALDSWLEGREDGYVGGNMFIYFSQAQIKNQDFKGPDFFAVTGVSKKERKSWVVWEEEKAPDVIIELLSESTANQDKTVKKEIYQNKMRVSEYFWYDPFDSEDFAGFTLNNGIYQSLPFNEQGWLVSQCLGLTLVRWPGKYRGVEAIWLRWATLDGEVLSTGQELAQKAQQQAALAQQQAALAQEQVTLAQQRSDKLATKLREMGINPDEI
- the galE gene encoding UDP-glucose 4-epimerase GalE yields the protein MANLKQSPYILVTGGAGYIGSHTVLALKEKGYSVIVLDNLIYGHQDLVNNVLAVPFIQGDISDRALLDNLFATYNINAVIHFAAYAYVGESVEDPSKYYRNNVVGTLTLLEAMLAANIKKFVFSSTCATYGVPTVLPIPETHAQNPINPYGSSKLMVEGMLQAFDKAYDLKSVIFRYFNAAGADPNGRLGEDHQPETHLIPLTLLTALGQRSTINIYGTDYATPDGTCIRDYIHVHDLAIAHILGLEYLLNNEESEIFNLGNGNGFSVKEVIETARQITQKPITAIESPRREGDPPVLVGSGEKARKYLGWQPQYTSLSDIISPAWQWHQIRHSF
- a CDS encoding nucleotidyltransferase domain-containing protein — translated: MDKAIANRRQQNEQQRLIMIEQVIRWLESKAQNYGIPQAYLFGSVVRPYGFGRYSDIDLAVEMIDPNYFFQAMAKLSERVGRDVDLVELSKCSFGDRIRQQGLLWKPQV
- a CDS encoding glycosyltransferase family 2 protein, yielding MNLNQITPLILTYNEAPNIQRTLKNLTWAKQIVVIDSFSTDKTIEILKNFKQVSIFQRQFDSHASQWNYGLNQIKSDWVLSLDADYVITTTLINEIESLAPINNTDGYFIPFKYCIFGKPLRATILPPRLALFRQKNAKYIDDGHTQLLKITGSSSSLSCHIYHDDRKPLSRWLWAQDRYMILETQKLLNTPNSELSIGDKIRKFKILSPFVVFLYCLLLRKGILDGWEGWYYAMQRMLAETLLVIHLIEAEKLSDKPQPLE
- the minD gene encoding septum site-determining protein MinD, whose amino-acid sequence is MNRIIVVTSGKGGVGKTTTTANLGSALARLGKKVALVDADFGLRNLDLLLGLEQRIVYTAIDVLSGDCSIDKALVKDKRLPNLVLLPAAQNRSKDAISPEQMQQLVDQLAKKFDYIIIDCPAGIEMGFRNAVTPAKEAIIVTTPEMSAVRDADRVIGLLEAESIERISLVINRLRPEMVQLNQMISVEDILELLAIPLLGVIPDDQKIIISTNKGEPLVLEEKLSVPGLAFQNIARRLEGQDIPFLDFMAAHDNLLMRIRRRLFGP